The genomic stretch CGGGGATCAAGGCCGGGGCTTCGCCGTCGTCGCCGACGAGGTGCGGGCGCTGGCCGAAGTCTCCGACAGGAGCGCCCAGGAGGTTCAGGGCCTGGCCGATGAAATCACCGCCAATGTGCGCTCGGCGGTGGATGTGGTGGCGGCCGCAGCCAGCGCCGCCGTGGCGCAGGCCCAGGCGGGCGGCCTGGTCGTCGAAACCCTCGCATCGATCCGCGAGGACATGACCGCCCTCGCCGAGGGCAGCCAGCAGACCGTCACGGCGGCGATCGAGGCGGAACGCGCCATCTTGGAAGCGCAAAAGGGCGCCGAGCAGGTCGCCGGCGCGGCCGAGCAACAGGCTTCGGCGGCGAATGAAGCGCAGTCGGCGGTCCGCCAGCAGGCCGAGGCCCTGGCCCAGGGACAGACCGCGGCGCGGGCCCTGGCCGCGCTCACCGAGGAATTGCGCAACGGCAAGGCCAGCAAATCGGCGCCCGAGCAGATCGCCGGGGCCGCGGAGGAACTGTCCGCGACCATCCAGGAGCTTTCCAGCGCAGCGAGCCAGATTTCCACCGCCGTCGAGCAGATCAATCGCGGCGCCCAGCAGCAGGCCGCGGCCGCGCAGCAGACGTCCGCGGCCCTGGCGCAGATCGAGGCGAGCGCGCAACTGGCCCAGCACAAGGGCCAGACTGCCAGCGCACGGGTCGCGGCGATCGAAACCAAGCTCGAGCAAAGCCGGGCATCGGTCGAGCAGTTGGTCGTCGGCGTCGACCTGTCGCTCAGCCAGACCCGCGACAGCCTGCTGACGATCGTGCAGCTCGAGGCGGTGGGAAGGAAGATCGCCAAGATCGTGGATTCGATCACGCTGGTGACGATCCAGACCAGCATGCTGGCGGTCAGCGGATCGGTCGAGGCGGCGCGCGCGGGCGATGCCGGCCGAGGCTTTGCGCTGGTGTCGAATGATATCCGCGGACTGGCGCGCGAAGCCTCCGACAGCGTCGAGCGGATCAAGGACTCGGTGCAGAACATCCTCGACCAGATCACGCTGTTGCGCCGCGATCTGGAGCAGATCATCGCCGCCGCCGAGGTCGAGGCGCAGAACAACCGCGCCGTCGCCAAGGCCCTGGCCAATGTCACCGACGATCTGGTGGCGCTCGCGGCGGCCAACCGCGTCGTCGTCTCGGGTGCCGAAAGCATTCTGTCGGGCGCGACGGAATCGGCGATTGCGGCCCGGCAGATCGCCGCGGCGGCAGAGCAAACCAGTTCGGCGGTGCGCCAGGCCGCGACCGCCTCGACGGAACAGGCCCAGGGCGCCGATGATCTTGCCGCCGCGATCGAGGAGATTGCCTTGCTGTCGGACGAGCTGATGCAACAGCATGACTGAGACCGTCACTCCCAGCGGCGGCCGCTTCCTGACCTTCCGGTCCGAGGGGCGGCTCTATGCCGTGGCGGCGCACAAAGTGTCTGAAGTGGTGCGGATGGCGCCGCTGGCGCGGGTGCCGCAGGCGCCGAAGAGTCTGTTGGGGCTCGCCAATTTGCGCGGCGCGGTGGTGCCGGTGGCCGGCATGCGCAGCCTGATGGGCCGCGGCGAGATCGCGGTTTCCGACCGTTCGCGCCTGGTCGTGCTCGGCGGCGCGATGCCTGTCGCGCTTGCGGTCGACGAGGTGGCCTCGCTGGTCACCATCGAGGGCCAGCAGATCCAGGCCGGCGAAGCCGATGCGTCGGCGGAGGCCGAGGAACGGCTGCAAGGCGTGTTCCAGACCGGCGCGGGCGTCACCAAAATTCTTGATATCGAGGCGCTGCTGGCTCGGGCATTTCCACGCGAGGCCACGGTGCGAAAATCTTCCGGCGGGGTGGCG from Rhodopseudomonas sp. BAL398 encodes the following:
- a CDS encoding methyl-accepting chemotaxis protein, translating into MALVKTSKIPKTATGKPPAPAAKAAKLPVAAKPAARAAKAGTMSQADRVAERIAAATEQLASGLTQASAAAEELQGSMQQIAAGADEAAGASQEQLSAISSVSTSLAVARNEAENSRRRTEATQLLIAETALQISVSVRAIERNAERQVAAGRVIGELDRRAQDVGAITGTVSKISDQTNLLALNAAIEAARAGDQGRGFAVVADEVRALAEVSDRSAQEVQGLADEITANVRSAVDVVAAAASAAVAQAQAGGLVVETLASIREDMTALAEGSQQTVTAAIEAERAILEAQKGAEQVAGAAEQQASAANEAQSAVRQQAEALAQGQTAARALAALTEELRNGKASKSAPEQIAGAAEELSATIQELSSAASQISTAVEQINRGAQQQAAAAQQTSAALAQIEASAQLAQHKGQTASARVAAIETKLEQSRASVEQLVVGVDLSLSQTRDSLLTIVQLEAVGRKIAKIVDSITLVTIQTSMLAVSGSVEAARAGDAGRGFALVSNDIRGLAREASDSVERIKDSVQNILDQITLLRRDLEQIIAAAEVEAQNNRAVAKALANVTDDLVALAAANRVVVSGAESILSGATESAIAARQIAAAAEQTSSAVRQAATASTEQAQGADDLAAAIEEIALLSDELMQQHD